TTTTACGCAAGAAGCAAAAATTCAAACTACAAGCTTCCACCTGGACCTTCCTTTTTCACTATCATGTCAAACATTGTGGATTTGTACAACAAGCCACATCAAACTCTTACAAAATTTGCTAACTTCTATGGTCCTGTTATGCGTATAAACCTATGCACAGAAACCTCTATAATAATCTCTTCTTCTGATATAGCCAAAGAAATTCTCCATACTCATGATTCTTTGTTCATTGATAGATCTGTTCCTCATAACACAACAACTCACAATCACAACAACTTTAGCTTAGTCTTCCTCCCATTTTCACCTCTCTGGCAACAACTTAGGAAAATATGTCATAATAATCTATTTTCTAACAAGGCTCTTGACGCAAGTCAAGAACTTAGACTTGTGAAACTCAAAGATCTTCTCAATGATATGCATAAAAGCAGCTTAACTGGTGAAGCTGTTGATATTGAAAGAGCTGCTTTCAAGGCTTGCATTAATTTTTTGTCCTACACTTTTGTGTCTCAAGATTTTGTTGAGTCTTTAGATGATGAATATAAGGACATAGTTTGCGCTCTCTTAAATGCTATTGGAACACCAAACATCTCTGATCATTTCCATATGCTAAAGATTTTTGACCTCCAAGGAATCAAAAGACTCACTTCTAATAATATTTCAAAGGTGTTTAAAACCTTGGATATCATAATTGACAAACGAATGAAGTTGAGAGAAAATGAACATTATATCTCAAACAATGACATGTTAGACACTTTGTTGGACATTTCCaaagaagatattcagaagatggaTGAAAAGCAGATTAAACATCTATTTCTTGTATGTATTTTCATTTCTCTTTTACCCTTTAATCTTCTACTTTTATTTACTTGGCATGTGACCGTGGTATATTTCTAATAGGATCTGTTTCTGGCGGGAACTGATACAACCGCATATGTATTAGAGAGAGCAATGAGTGAACTAGTACGCAATCCAGAGATTATGTCAAAAGCCAAAAAGGAACTTGAGGAGATTATTGGATTAGGAAATCCAGTTGTTGAATCAGACATCAGTAGGCTTCCATACTTACAAGCAGTGGTAAAAGAGAGTTTACGTTTACACCCTCCAGCTCCAATGTTGCTCTCTCGAAAAGCAAGGGTAGATGTGGAAATATCAGGATACACAATTCCAAAGGGTGCTCATGTTTGGATCAATGAATGGGGTATTGGTAGAACAAATATATGGGAAGATGCTCATTTGTTTTCACCAGAAAGGTTTATAGGATCGGAAATTGATGTGAAAGGTAGACACTTCAAGCTTATACCATTTGGTAGTGGGAGACGCATATGTCCAGGATCACCATTGGCTGTGAGGATGTTGCACTCGATGTTGGGATCATTGATCAACTCATTTGATTGGAAACTTGAAAATAGTATTGAACCAAAGGACATGAATTTGGACAAATCTCTAAAAGCAATTCCGGTTGAACTAAACAAAGTATATTAAGGAATGTAATCTCATTGTGTAATTTAAGGGGtgcatttatctttatttttgttgtttgtgTCGGCTTAAGTGCCACCCAGAGTTTGAAGCCTTTGTATGGGGATGTAAAAATAGGTGGCTTAAAAAATGGATATTTTATTGTTCGTTTGTATTTTTTTTGGTTGAGTTGTTTTCCTTGTTTcgatgagattttttttttttgataagcaactTTGTATTTAAATAGCACAAGGGGTGCCAACCCAAATACAAAAAGAACACCAACCACCAACGAAAAGAAAATGACTAGAAACCCACCAACAAGGACGGATTAACAAGCCATAATTCCCGATCACAATCGATACCTTTGCTAGCTAAAAACGAAAACCAGTCCCACCCCATGGATTTAATACAATTCACAACCCCCGACACGTCCCACCTCTTATTAGAAAAGATCAAATCATTCCGGGCACGCCAAATATTCCAAGAAATCAAGAGCCAAAAGAAATGGACGAAAGGTACACGCACACACACCTCCAAAAAGCTAACAAAACTGTCAAGAATATCCAAGTCCCTGTTCCCGATTTCAATATCCATCTCTTCACCTAAAAGCCAAAACAGAACAAGCTTCCAAACCTTTCCGGATTCAGAACAGCGCAAGAATAAATGCTCCCTCGATTCAGTACCGCTGTTGCATAACGGACAAGACAGCGCTTCACCTCCAAGCAAAACCCCTCTACGCCAAAGCTCCTCCCTAGTGGGAAGGCTACTAAGAATAAACCGCCAACCAAAGCACTTAATACTTTCAGGAACCTTAGCCCTCCAAACACTATGAATAGTCATAATTTTTACATCCTCCAACCCAAACTGGT
This genomic window from Vicia villosa cultivar HV-30 ecotype Madison, WI unplaced genomic scaffold, Vvil1.0 ctg.001262F_1_1, whole genome shotgun sequence contains:
- the LOC131634247 gene encoding cytochrome P450 76T24-like — protein: MDYVSSALLFLLTCFVTYFVGSFYARSKNSNYKLPPGPSFFTIMSNIVDLYNKPHQTLTKFANFYGPVMRINLCTETSIIISSSDIAKEILHTHDSLFIDRSVPHNTTTHNHNNFSLVFLPFSPLWQQLRKICHNNLFSNKALDASQELRLVKLKDLLNDMHKSSLTGEAVDIERAAFKACINFLSYTFVSQDFVESLDDEYKDIVCALLNAIGTPNISDHFHMLKIFDLQGIKRLTSNNISKVFKTLDIIIDKRMKLRENEHYISNNDMLDTLLDISKEDIQKMDEKQIKHLFLDLFLAGTDTTAYVLERAMSELVRNPEIMSKAKKELEEIIGLGNPVVESDISRLPYLQAVVKESLRLHPPAPMLLSRKARVDVEISGYTIPKGAHVWINEWGIGRTNIWEDAHLFSPERFIGSEIDVKGRHFKLIPFGSGRRICPGSPLAVRMLHSMLGSLINSFDWKLENSIEPKDMNLDKSLKAIPVELNKVY
- the LOC131634229 gene encoding uncharacterized protein LOC131634229, encoding MTIHSVWRAKVPESIKCFGWRFILSSLPTREELWRRGVLLGGEALSCPLCNSGTESREHLFLRCSESGKVWKLVLFWLLGEEMDIEIGNRDLDILDSFVSFLEVCVRVPFVHFFWLLISWNIWRARNDLIFSNKRWDVSGVVNCIKSMGWDWFSFLASKGIDCDRELWLVNPSLLVGF